Proteins encoded in a region of the Dethiosulfovibrio salsuginis genome:
- the leuS gene encoding leucine--tRNA ligase: MDYDFRSIEGKWQKYWDDNRTFKAVEDPSIPKDRRRYVLDMFPYPSGAGLHVGHPEGYTATDIYCRFLRMKGYAVLHPMGFDSFGLPAENYAIKTGTHPEITTKSNIDNFREQIKSLGFSYDWDREVSTHTPDYYRWTQWIFLKLFEKGLAYESETPINWCPSCLTGLANEEVKEGRCERCGAQVERKNLRQWILRITAYAERLLQDIDKVEWPEAIKAMQRNWIGKSTGAEVAFSLEGGQGELRVYTTRPDTLFGATYMVLAPEHPLVDVITTDEHREEVVNYIRQASLKSDLERTELNKDKTGAFTGAYAINPMNGERVPVWISDYILISYGTGAIMAVPAHDQRDWEFATKFDLPIIEVLQGGDVSKEAFTGDGPHVNSGFLDGMGKEEAIEATIQWLEERGKGNRAINYKLRDWVFSRQRYWGEPIPLVHCEKCGIVPVPEDQLPLLLPEVESYVPTGTGESPLAAIESWVNTTCPCCGGKGKRETNTMPQWAGSCWYYLRYLDPKNDREFVGQDKVDYWMPVDLYVGGAEHAVLHLLYARFWHKVLFDIGVVNTDEPFRRLVNQGMITSYAYQRKDKSLVAMDQVTEVGPDSFVETATGEPLERVVAKMSKSLKNVINPDDIIKNYGADSMRMYEMFMGPLQMSKPWSTQGLIGVHRFLERLWRLMDRPMVDDVPPVELARCLHKTVKKVSEDTDSLNFNTAIAQMMVFVNESYKHDQVYRSLIEPFVLCLCPYAPHMAEELWERLGKTSCASLEAWPEYDPDMTVDDEVTIAIQVNGKVREKLQVPSDISKEDLEKIALEHPGVQKRMEGMKVVKVIVVPGRLVNLVVK, encoded by the coding sequence GCGGTGGAGGATCCCTCCATACCGAAGGACAGAAGGCGGTACGTTCTCGACATGTTCCCCTATCCCTCCGGGGCAGGGCTTCACGTCGGCCACCCAGAGGGCTACACCGCTACGGACATATACTGTAGATTCCTCAGGATGAAGGGCTACGCCGTCCTCCATCCTATGGGGTTCGATTCATTCGGACTTCCGGCGGAGAACTACGCCATAAAGACCGGGACCCATCCGGAGATAACCACCAAAAGCAACATCGATAACTTCAGGGAGCAGATAAAGTCCCTGGGTTTCTCCTACGACTGGGACAGGGAGGTATCGACCCATACACCTGACTACTATCGTTGGACCCAGTGGATATTTCTGAAGCTTTTCGAGAAGGGCCTGGCCTACGAGTCCGAGACCCCTATCAACTGGTGTCCCTCCTGTCTGACCGGACTCGCCAACGAAGAGGTCAAAGAGGGCCGTTGCGAGAGGTGCGGGGCTCAGGTGGAGAGGAAGAACCTTCGCCAGTGGATCCTCAGGATAACCGCCTACGCCGAGAGGCTTTTGCAGGATATCGACAAGGTGGAGTGGCCCGAGGCCATAAAGGCCATGCAGAGAAACTGGATAGGCAAGAGCACCGGGGCTGAGGTGGCCTTCTCCTTAGAGGGAGGACAGGGAGAGCTTCGGGTCTACACCACCAGGCCCGACACCCTTTTCGGTGCTACTTACATGGTTCTTGCCCCTGAGCATCCCCTGGTGGACGTCATAACTACCGACGAGCACCGGGAAGAGGTGGTCAATTACATAAGACAGGCGTCGCTGAAATCTGACCTGGAGAGGACCGAGCTGAACAAGGACAAGACCGGGGCCTTCACCGGAGCCTACGCCATAAACCCCATGAACGGCGAGAGAGTTCCTGTGTGGATCTCCGACTATATCCTAATATCCTACGGGACCGGGGCCATTATGGCAGTTCCCGCCCACGACCAGAGGGACTGGGAGTTCGCCACCAAGTTCGACCTTCCCATAATCGAGGTTCTTCAGGGCGGCGATGTCTCGAAGGAGGCCTTTACCGGCGACGGTCCTCACGTGAACTCGGGTTTTCTGGACGGTATGGGCAAGGAGGAGGCCATAGAGGCCACGATTCAGTGGCTGGAGGAGAGGGGAAAGGGCAACAGGGCCATAAACTACAAGCTCCGTGATTGGGTTTTCTCAAGGCAGAGGTATTGGGGAGAGCCTATCCCCTTGGTCCACTGCGAGAAGTGCGGCATAGTGCCGGTGCCGGAGGATCAGCTTCCTCTTCTGTTGCCCGAGGTGGAGAGCTACGTCCCAACCGGGACGGGAGAATCTCCACTGGCGGCTATAGAGTCGTGGGTAAACACCACCTGTCCCTGTTGCGGCGGTAAGGGCAAGAGGGAGACAAACACCATGCCCCAGTGGGCCGGGTCCTGCTGGTATTACCTCAGGTATCTGGATCCCAAAAACGACAGAGAGTTCGTCGGCCAGGATAAGGTGGACTACTGGATGCCTGTGGATCTCTACGTAGGAGGGGCGGAGCACGCTGTGCTTCATCTGCTCTACGCCCGGTTCTGGCATAAGGTGCTTTTCGATATCGGAGTTGTCAACACCGACGAGCCTTTCCGGAGGCTGGTCAACCAGGGAATGATAACCTCCTACGCCTATCAGAGGAAGGACAAGTCCCTGGTGGCCATGGATCAGGTCACAGAGGTCGGTCCCGATTCTTTCGTCGAGACAGCCACAGGGGAGCCCCTTGAGAGGGTCGTGGCCAAGATGTCCAAGTCCCTTAAAAACGTCATAAACCCCGACGACATAATAAAGAACTACGGCGCCGATTCCATGAGGATGTACGAGATGTTCATGGGCCCCCTCCAGATGTCCAAGCCCTGGTCCACCCAGGGGCTTATAGGAGTTCACCGCTTTCTGGAGAGGCTGTGGCGTCTGATGGACAGGCCTATGGTTGACGACGTTCCCCCTGTGGAGCTGGCCCGGTGTCTCCATAAGACCGTAAAGAAGGTGTCCGAGGACACCGATTCTCTGAACTTCAATACCGCCATAGCCCAGATGATGGTCTTCGTAAACGAGAGCTATAAGCACGATCAGGTGTATAGATCGCTGATAGAGCCTTTCGTCCTCTGTCTCTGCCCCTACGCTCCCCATATGGCCGAAGAGCTGTGGGAGAGGCTTGGCAAGACCAGCTGCGCTTCTCTTGAGGCGTGGCCTGAGTACGACCCCGATATGACCGTGGACGACGAGGTTACCATAGCGATTCAGGTCAACGGCAAGGTCAGGGAAAAGCTCCAGGTTCCCTCGGATATATCCAAAGAGGATCTGGAGAAAATAGCCTTAGAGCATCCTGGAGTTCAGAAGCGAATGGAAGGGATGAAGGTCGTAAAGGTCATAGTGGTCCCCGGCCGTTTGGTCAATCTGGTGGTGAAGTAG